GCCGCATATAACTTCGCTAAGCGACTCAAAACCCTGCATGGCCTCACGCCCCACGAGTTCATCTGCAAGAAGTGGCTTGAAGACCCTAGCCAGTTCCATTCAGATCCGAACCAGCACATGCTGGGACTGTAC
Above is a genomic segment from Tepidisphaeraceae bacterium containing:
- a CDS encoding IS481 family transposase — protein: AAYNFAKRLKTLHGLTPHEFICKKWLEDPSQFHSDPNQHMLGLYT